One region of Salvia miltiorrhiza cultivar Shanhuang (shh) chromosome 3, IMPLAD_Smil_shh, whole genome shotgun sequence genomic DNA includes:
- the LOC131018038 gene encoding late embryogenesis abundant protein At1g64065-like: MEEENHLNPPPKNHQKIHEFARNKQEGGSKTLVYILVAVVLLSIAFLIFGLVVLRIKAPTLRLSNVVVRDLRHTSSSLNMTMIADITLHNMNFGRFQFRGGSAALLYGNATFGAASISAGGVGGRGRRRISATVEMIIGGPPPENYMNISRDIESNLVRLMSVAELRGEIRVMKIVNRIRTASMNCSMDLNLSGQQVQGLSCQ, from the coding sequence atggAGGAAGAAAACCATCTAAATCCACCAccaaaaaatcatcaaaaaatcCATGAATTTGCGAGGAATAAACAAGAAGGCGGAAGCAAAACCTTAGTTTATATTCTAGTCGCCGTGGTTCTACTAAGCATCGCCTTCCTAATATTCGGCCTCGTCGTGCTCCGAATCAAGGCTCCCACTCTCCGCCTATCAAACGTCGTCGTAAGGGACCTGCGCCACACATCTTCGTCGCTGAACATGACCATGATCGCCGATATCACCCTCCACAACATGAATTTCGGCCGCTTCCAGTTCCGCGGCGGAAGCGCTGCTTTGTTGTACGGCAACGCCACGTTTGGGGCGGCGAGCATCTCCGCCGGCGGAGTTGGCGGCAGAGGGCGGAGACGGATCAGCGCGACGGTGGAGATGATCATCGGCGGGCCGCCACCGGAGAATTATATGAATATTAGCAGAGATATTGAATCGAATTTGGTGAGGCTGATGAGTGTGGCGGAATTGCGAGGTGAAATACGTGTGATGAAGATCGTGAATAGGATTAGAACTGCTTCGATGAATTGTAGCATGGATTTGAATCTCTCGGGCCAACAAGTCCAGGGGTTATCATGTCAGTGA